The following are from one region of the Gloeomargarita lithophora Alchichica-D10 genome:
- the murJ gene encoding murein biosynthesis integral membrane protein MurJ, which yields MTRSLARIAGLVAVATFLSKLLGLFREQAIAAAFGVGAVADAYSYAYVIPGFLLILLGGINGPFHSAIVSVVSKYEEHEAAVIVETVLTWVTVFLLVLSIGMVLGAEPLMQLVAPGLSQSTAGQATQSIAVAQLRILAPLAVLAGWIGIGFGVLTARDQYWLPAISPIFSSVSVLAGLGGAWLWLGNRLWQTDFALLGGQVLAGSILAGAVGQWLVQLRPQAKMGIRWGRLRWNWRHPGVQSVLNVLLPATFASGMLHINVYVDLQFASYIPQAAAALGYANLLVQAPLGILSNMILVPYLPVFSRLTDPQDWPELTQRIRQSLVLVALVMVPLGVLLAVLALPVVRVVYERYAFDGEASRLVGGILAAYGIGMFVYLGRDVLVRVFYALGDGETPFRLSLLGIGLNAGLNWVFVRAMGAPGLALATAGVNLVTFIGLFILLQYKLQILPWRNWLGVLAQITGASGVAGAVAWGLWHWGAGVLGTLLGLVVAGSAGLLVFAGIIMRCGIPETGLLADKILARWPGRR from the coding sequence ATGACTCGTTCCTTGGCTCGAATTGCGGGGTTGGTGGCAGTCGCTACGTTTTTGAGTAAGCTCCTCGGATTGTTCCGGGAACAGGCGATTGCCGCCGCATTTGGGGTGGGGGCGGTGGCGGATGCCTACAGTTATGCCTATGTGATTCCGGGGTTTTTGCTGATTTTGTTGGGGGGGATCAATGGGCCGTTTCACAGTGCCATTGTCAGTGTGGTGAGCAAGTATGAGGAACACGAAGCGGCGGTGATTGTGGAAACGGTGTTGACCTGGGTGACGGTGTTTTTGTTGGTACTTAGCATAGGCATGGTGCTGGGGGCAGAGCCGCTGATGCAGTTGGTGGCACCGGGGTTGAGCCAAAGTACTGCGGGACAGGCGACCCAATCCATTGCGGTGGCGCAGTTGCGGATTTTGGCACCCCTGGCGGTGTTGGCCGGGTGGATTGGCATTGGCTTTGGGGTGCTGACGGCACGGGATCAGTATTGGTTGCCCGCCATTAGTCCGATTTTTTCCAGTGTGAGTGTGTTGGCCGGCCTGGGGGGGGCGTGGCTGTGGCTGGGGAACCGGCTCTGGCAGACGGATTTTGCCCTGCTGGGGGGGCAGGTGTTGGCCGGGAGTATCCTGGCGGGGGCGGTGGGGCAATGGCTGGTGCAGTTGCGTCCCCAGGCGAAAATGGGAATCCGTTGGGGGCGGTTACGCTGGAACTGGCGGCATCCGGGGGTGCAATCAGTACTAAATGTGTTATTACCCGCTACCTTCGCTTCGGGAATGTTGCATATTAACGTGTATGTTGACCTGCAATTTGCGTCCTATATTCCGCAGGCGGCGGCGGCGTTGGGTTATGCGAATTTGCTGGTGCAGGCTCCCCTGGGCATTTTGTCAAATATGATTTTGGTGCCCTATTTGCCCGTGTTTTCCCGGTTGACCGACCCCCAGGATTGGCCGGAGTTGACCCAGCGGATTCGCCAAAGCTTGGTGCTGGTGGCCTTGGTGATGGTGCCCCTGGGGGTGCTGTTGGCGGTTTTGGCCTTGCCGGTGGTGCGGGTGGTGTATGAACGGTATGCCTTTGATGGGGAGGCTTCCCGCTTGGTGGGGGGGATTTTGGCCGCCTATGGGATAGGAATGTTCGTTTACCTGGGGCGGGATGTGCTGGTGCGGGTGTTTTACGCCCTGGGGGACGGGGAAACGCCCTTTCGGTTGAGTCTGCTGGGGATTGGCTTGAATGCTGGGCTGAATTGGGTTTTTGTCCGGGCGATGGGGGCACCGGGGTTGGCCTTGGCAACGGCGGGGGTGAATCTGGTGACTTTTATTGGTTTGTTTATATTATTGCAGTATAAATTACAGATATTGCCCTGGCGCAATTGGTTGGGAGTCCTGGCCCAAATCACTGGGGCAAGTGGGGTGGCGGGGGCGGTCGCCTGGGGGTTGTGGCATTGGGGCGCAGGGGTATTGGGAACGTTACTGGGGCTGGTGGTGGCGGGAAGTGCCGGTTTGTTGGTGTTTGCGGGGATCATTATGCGGTGTGGCATTCCTGAAACCGGGTTATTGGCCGACAAAATTTTGGCGCGCTGGCCGGGTCGGCGTTGA
- a CDS encoding STAS domain-containing protein encodes MELLILTPATQESYGQPPTTITLPMTRLDSTQVTGFKQQYEAQVAGQACHLGIDLSRVEFLDSAGLGALVACHKHVRALGGQMGLIAPRNVILRLLQMTSLDKVLMVYASSEDFANNVGT; translated from the coding sequence ATGGAACTCTTGATTCTTACCCCCGCTACGCAAGAAAGTTACGGCCAGCCGCCGACCACTATTACCCTGCCCATGACCCGCCTGGATAGTACCCAGGTGACCGGCTTTAAGCAACAATACGAAGCGCAGGTCGCTGGTCAAGCCTGCCATTTGGGGATTGATCTTTCGCGGGTGGAGTTTCTCGACAGTGCGGGGTTGGGGGCTTTGGTGGCCTGCCACAAACACGTGCGGGCGTTGGGGGGACAAATGGGTCTGATCGCTCCCCGGAATGTGATTTTGCGCCTACTGCAAATGACTTCCCTGGATAAGGTGCTGATGGTTTATGCCAGTAGCGAAGATTTTGCCAACAATGTGGGGACTTAA
- a CDS encoding dipeptide ABC transporter ATP-binding protein, giving the protein MPPLLNVQNLEVRFPGHTPVRGVSFRLAPGQVLGIVGESGSGKSLTALALMGLVPAPGIVQAECLAWSPPQQPAVDLGTLTPQSWPRYRGRAMGMVFQEPASSLNPVYPCGWQLAEACRAHQPLTPAQVRQRQVQLLQEVQLLPPDAPGAMVQSLFNRYPHQFSGGQLQRWMLAIALASDPWLLLADEPTTALDVTIQAEILTLLKRLCQHRQMATILISHDLAVVGDLAGHVLVMYQGTVVESGDKSAIFHQPQHPYTRGLLVCRPTARHRLPALPTLADFLENRPLPPPIPAAVTAQRLSHLQHQPVLLQVQDLRVAYRRQGQASLAVNGVSFAIHRGETLGLVGESGCGKSTLARAVLRLLPPHSGRIFFDGQDITHRSAAQLRPLRRRMQLIFQDPLGSLSPRMTVREALLEPLRIHSPRQSHRLALAQVVTLLERVGLDAAALPRYPHQFSGGQRQRLAIARALVTSPDFIICDESVSALDISIQAQVLNLLKQLQTEFQLTYLFISHDLSVVHFMSDRIMVMNQGQILEIGSADQIYHHPQHPYTQSLIQAIPHLDIPLVS; this is encoded by the coding sequence ATGCCACCCTTGTTGAATGTGCAGAACTTAGAGGTACGTTTCCCCGGCCATACTCCGGTGCGGGGGGTGTCTTTTCGTCTGGCACCAGGGCAAGTATTGGGGATTGTCGGGGAGTCTGGTTCGGGAAAATCCCTGACGGCTTTGGCCTTGATGGGGTTGGTGCCTGCGCCGGGGATAGTTCAAGCCGAATGTTTAGCATGGTCGCCGCCCCAGCAACCAGCGGTGGATTTGGGCACCCTCACCCCCCAATCCTGGCCGCGTTATCGGGGGCGGGCGATGGGGATGGTGTTTCAAGAACCCGCCAGTTCCCTCAATCCCGTCTATCCCTGTGGCTGGCAATTGGCGGAGGCTTGTCGGGCGCACCAACCCCTCACCCCTGCCCAAGTACGCCAGCGGCAGGTGCAACTGCTCCAAGAAGTGCAACTGTTACCCCCCGATGCTCCTGGGGCGATGGTGCAGAGTCTATTCAACCGCTATCCCCATCAGTTTTCCGGGGGACAACTGCAACGGTGGATGCTGGCGATAGCCCTGGCCAGTGACCCCTGGTTGCTCCTGGCCGATGAACCCACCACGGCTCTGGATGTGACCATTCAGGCGGAAATTTTAACCCTGCTGAAACGCTTGTGCCAGCACCGCCAGATGGCAACTATTCTCATTAGCCATGACCTGGCAGTAGTGGGGGATTTGGCGGGTCATGTCCTGGTCATGTACCAGGGAACGGTGGTGGAATCCGGTGATAAGTCAGCCATTTTTCACCAGCCCCAGCATCCCTACACCCGGGGTTTGCTGGTCTGTCGCCCCACTGCCCGCCACCGGCTCCCGGCCTTACCCACCCTGGCAGATTTTCTAGAGAACCGCCCTCTGCCGCCACCCATTCCCGCCGCCGTGACCGCCCAACGGTTAAGCCATCTGCAACACCAGCCGGTTTTGCTCCAGGTGCAGGACTTGCGGGTAGCCTATCGCCGCCAGGGACAGGCATCCTTAGCGGTTAATGGGGTGTCCTTTGCCATCCACCGGGGGGAAACCCTGGGACTGGTGGGGGAATCCGGGTGCGGCAAAAGTACCTTGGCTCGGGCGGTACTGCGCTTACTGCCCCCCCACAGCGGCAGGATTTTTTTTGACGGCCAAGACATTACCCATCGCTCAGCGGCACAACTGCGTCCTTTGCGTCGCCGGATGCAGTTGATTTTCCAAGACCCCCTTGGCTCCCTCAGCCCCCGGATGACCGTGCGGGAGGCACTCCTCGAACCCCTTCGTATCCATTCGCCCCGCCAGTCTCACCGGCTCGCCCTCGCTCAAGTTGTTACGTTGTTAGAACGGGTGGGATTGGATGCCGCCGCCTTACCCCGTTATCCCCATCAATTTTCTGGAGGCCAAAGACAGCGGTTGGCGATTGCCCGTGCCTTGGTCACCAGCCCGGATTTTATTATCTGTGATGAATCCGTTTCGGCTCTCGATATTTCCATTCAAGCCCAGGTACTTAACCTACTCAAACAATTACAAACAGAATTTCAACTCACCTACCTGTTTATTTCCCACGACCTGAGTGTGGTTCACTTTATGAGTGACCGAATCATGGTCATGAACCAGGGTCAAATCCTAGAAATCGGGTCAGCCGACCAAATTTACCACCACCCCCAACACCCCTATACCCAGAGTTTAATCCAAGCCATTCCCCACCTGGATATACCGCTGGTTTCCTAA
- a CDS encoding DNA-methyltransferase, whose protein sequence is MLLQNIIHCGNAFDLFKKVEDESVVLIVCDSPYGVTKNDWDRILSIQDFNLDLIRCFTPKLKDGGALYLFGKPDCLDFIDYRPFLNLRSRIVCYQPSRLAQGRLNYTNNYDVIHYFIKGKRPKSYNLDAIHVAQLVKIEHRRRCENVPSVRHGQYSRTKFNEDGKNPGDVWGDIKQLTYQSKELVSREALNTIQKPEKLIERIILASSDPGDLVLDPFAGVGTCPVVCKRHGRNFIAFEMKAEFVSIAEERLASLDTGQQILGFSYGT, encoded by the coding sequence ATGCTACTTCAAAATATAATCCATTGTGGCAACGCCTTTGACCTATTCAAAAAAGTAGAAGACGAAAGCGTTGTTCTGATTGTTTGTGATAGTCCATACGGTGTAACCAAGAATGATTGGGATCGCATCCTATCAATTCAGGACTTTAATCTTGATCTGATTCGTTGCTTCACACCAAAACTTAAAGATGGTGGTGCCCTATATCTTTTTGGCAAGCCGGACTGTCTGGATTTTATTGACTATCGCCCCTTCCTAAATCTGCGTTCACGAATTGTTTGTTATCAGCCAAGTAGGCTGGCTCAGGGGCGTTTGAACTACACTAATAACTATGATGTGATCCACTATTTTATCAAAGGCAAGCGACCAAAAAGCTATAACCTTGATGCCATTCATGTGGCGCAACTGGTAAAGATTGAACACAGGCGCAGGTGTGAAAATGTTCCTTCGGTTCGGCATGGTCAATACAGCAGGACAAAATTCAATGAAGACGGCAAGAATCCTGGAGATGTCTGGGGTGATATTAAACAATTAACCTACCAATCAAAGGAACTTGTTTCTAGGGAAGCACTCAATACAATCCAAAAACCAGAGAAGCTAATTGAGCGAATCATTTTAGCTAGTTCAGACCCAGGAGATTTGGTTCTGGACCCATTTGCTGGTGTCGGAACCTGCCCTGTTGTTTGCAAACGTCATGGCCGTAATTTTATAGCATTTGAGATGAAAGCAGAGTTTGTTTCTATTGCCGAGGAACGTCTTGCGAGTCTTGATACCGGGCAACAAATTTTAGGATTTTCCTATGGCACGTGA
- the mutL gene encoding DNA mismatch repair endonuclease MutL, which produces MTLHRLAPELIERMAAGEVIDSLGAVVRELAENALDAQATHLHLRVQPDAVRLADNGWGMTPEMLTLAATAHTTSKIQHPADFHRIQTLGFRGQALYSVAQLADLTIASRCASAPQGWQVQYDSQGQVRQEKMTPLAPGTVVTVNRLFADWPQRQQGLPSWPQQLRQIQLWIQQMALCHPQVTWQVEFPGKTWHLWPGTVTDRLTQVMPQVADTQLQTGVQEDLTLVFGLPDQHHRPRPDRIWLAVNGRCVELPEISTAILQHFQRLLPRNRFPLLFAHFQIPPAQVDWHRHPAKTQLYLKDLEHWQGQLLHLCDQGLGVTVPSKTDYPRVQKFMQVAETSAPYHTRPTLKALAQIHRTYILAEHPAGLWLVEQHIAHERVLYEQLQSQWQLVSLESPVIITPLSPEQVERLTQYGLAPEPFGPQQWAVRHIPQVLAEQPAAWAAALLELSQFTDREQATVDLACRSAIRNGTALTLTQMQTLLEQWQATRAPRTCPHGRPICLTLGETQLARFFRRHWVIGKSHGI; this is translated from the coding sequence ATGACCCTGCACCGGCTTGCCCCAGAACTGATTGAACGGATGGCCGCTGGGGAAGTGATTGATTCCCTGGGGGCGGTGGTGCGGGAATTGGCGGAAAATGCCCTGGATGCCCAGGCGACCCATCTCCATCTGCGGGTTCAGCCGGATGCAGTACGTCTAGCGGACAATGGCTGGGGCATGACCCCCGAAATGCTTACCCTGGCGGCCACCGCCCACACCACCAGCAAAATTCAACACCCGGCGGATTTCCATCGCATTCAGACCCTGGGGTTTCGGGGTCAGGCGCTCTACAGTGTGGCGCAATTGGCCGACCTGACCATCGCCAGCCGTTGTGCCTCTGCGCCCCAGGGGTGGCAGGTGCAGTACGATTCCCAGGGGCAGGTGCGGCAGGAAAAGATGACCCCCTTGGCTCCCGGCACGGTGGTAACGGTAAATCGCCTGTTTGCGGATTGGCCGCAACGCCAGCAGGGGTTACCCAGTTGGCCGCAACAATTGCGCCAGATTCAACTTTGGATTCAGCAAATGGCTCTGTGTCACCCCCAGGTCACCTGGCAGGTGGAATTTCCCGGCAAAACCTGGCACCTCTGGCCGGGCACCGTCACCGACCGCTTGACCCAAGTTATGCCCCAGGTGGCGGACACCCAACTCCAAACCGGTGTTCAAGAAGACCTGACCCTGGTTTTTGGCCTCCCCGACCAGCACCACCGTCCCCGCCCCGACCGGATTTGGTTGGCCGTGAATGGCCGTTGTGTGGAACTGCCGGAAATCAGCACCGCCATCCTCCAGCATTTTCAACGGCTATTGCCCCGGAATCGGTTTCCCCTGCTATTTGCCCATTTCCAGATTCCCCCGGCGCAGGTTGACTGGCATCGCCACCCGGCCAAAACCCAACTGTACTTAAAAGATTTAGAACATTGGCAAGGGCAATTACTGCATTTGTGTGACCAGGGATTGGGGGTAACTGTCCCCAGCAAAACCGATTACCCCAGGGTGCAAAAGTTCATGCAGGTGGCGGAAACCTCTGCCCCTTACCACACCCGCCCCACCCTCAAAGCCCTAGCGCAGATTCATCGCACCTATATCTTGGCGGAACATCCGGCGGGGTTGTGGTTGGTGGAACAACACATTGCCCACGAGCGGGTATTGTATGAACAACTACAGTCCCAATGGCAGTTGGTGTCCCTGGAAAGTCCGGTGATTATTACCCCCCTCAGCCCGGAGCAGGTGGAACGGTTGACCCAGTATGGCCTCGCCCCCGAACCCTTTGGTCCCCAGCAATGGGCGGTGCGCCACATCCCCCAAGTTTTGGCCGAGCAACCGGCGGCATGGGCGGCGGCACTCCTGGAACTGAGTCAATTTACCGACCGGGAGCAAGCCACGGTGGATTTAGCCTGTCGCAGTGCGATCCGCAACGGCACGGCATTGACCCTGACCCAGATGCAAACCCTCCTGGAGCAATGGCAGGCCACCCGCGCCCCCCGCACCTGTCCCCACGGGCGACCAATTTGCCTCACCCTGGGAGAGACCCAACTGGCACGGTTTTTTCGGCGGCATTGGGTAATTGGCAAAAGCCACGGGATTTAA
- a CDS encoding cob(I)yrinic acid a,c-diamide adenosyltransferase produces MDSNASLALAPLVPSDGLPRIGRLQVYTAPQRTFFAEVMALAIRSAGHGQSVLIVQFLKGGIGQGARHPMKLVQHLDWIRCPIPRCIDTPDVQEEEAQAINQLWQSTQDLVLSGRYPLVVLDELILAVHLGLLGLIDVVSFLHQRPPMIDVIITGTTLPAEILALADQVTELRHPG; encoded by the coding sequence ATGGATTCCAACGCTAGCCTGGCTTTGGCTCCGCTGGTACCGTCCGACGGCCTGCCCCGGATTGGTCGCTTGCAGGTATATACCGCCCCCCAACGCACTTTTTTTGCCGAGGTGATGGCCTTGGCGATCCGCAGTGCCGGTCATGGCCAGAGCGTCCTGATTGTGCAATTTCTCAAGGGGGGCATTGGTCAAGGGGCACGCCACCCAATGAAATTGGTCCAACATCTGGACTGGATTCGTTGTCCCATTCCCCGCTGTATTGATACCCCCGATGTCCAGGAGGAGGAAGCCCAAGCCATTAACCAACTCTGGCAATCCACCCAGGACTTGGTGCTGAGCGGTCGCTACCCGTTGGTGGTTTTGGATGAACTGATCCTGGCGGTGCATTTGGGGTTGCTGGGGCTGATTGATGTGGTGAGTTTTTTGCACCAACGCCCGCCCATGATTGATGTGATTATCACCGGCACCACCTTGCCAGCGGAAATTTTAGCCTTGGCCGACCAGGTGACCGAATTGCGCCACCCTGGGTAG
- the frr gene encoding ribosome recycling factor has translation MKLSEVEEKMQQTLEATQRAFNTIRTGRANASLLDRVMIDYYDVPTPLRSLANITTPDASTILIQPYDRSSLGLIEKAISTSDVGLTPNNDGTQIRLNIPPLTAERRKELVKSVSKLAEEGKVALRNIRRDAVEQVRKQEKAAEVSKDEAFGLQESIQKMTDKYITKVDEITQAKEKEIMTV, from the coding sequence GTGAAATTAAGTGAAGTGGAAGAAAAAATGCAACAAACCCTGGAGGCCACCCAGCGGGCGTTCAACACCATCCGCACCGGCAGAGCCAACGCTTCCCTGCTGGATCGGGTGATGATAGATTATTACGATGTACCAACACCCCTGCGCTCTCTGGCCAATATTACCACCCCGGATGCCAGTACGATTTTGATCCAGCCCTACGACCGTTCCAGTTTAGGGTTGATTGAAAAAGCGATTAGCACCTCTGATGTGGGCTTAACCCCGAATAATGACGGCACGCAAATTCGCTTAAACATTCCCCCGTTGACCGCAGAGCGGCGCAAGGAATTAGTCAAAAGTGTGAGCAAATTGGCTGAAGAAGGCAAGGTTGCCCTGCGGAATATTCGCCGGGATGCGGTGGAGCAGGTACGCAAACAGGAAAAAGCCGCTGAAGTCTCCAAGGATGAAGCTTTTGGTTTGCAGGAATCCATCCAAAAAATGACGGATAAATACATTACCAAAGTGGATGAAATTACCCAGGCGAAAGAAAAAGAAATTATGACCGTTTGA
- the proB gene encoding glutamate 5-kinase, translated as MSQTIVVKIGTSSLTQGSTGTLALATLGNLVETLSSLRQQGQRLVLVSSGAVGVGCQRLGLTERPQNLATRQAVAAVGQGRLMRLYDDLFSVLGQPIAQVLLTREDLSERHRYMNILNTLTELLHLGIIPIVNENDTVAVEELRFGDNDTLSALLASLLGANWLILLTDVDRLYASDPRHDPQAQPIPLVNRVADLESLGVRVGTAGSGWGTGGMVTKITAARMATAAGVRTVITEGQQPQHLHKILAGELIGTHFLPHPQPVRARKRWLTHGLVPVGRLVVDAGAVRAIQTQGKSLLAAGIVAVEGEFPAQSAVQVVSGAGEEIARGLVNYNSDELRQIQGCRSEAIAERLGYGGPETVIHRDNLGVMEIT; from the coding sequence GTGAGTCAAACGATTGTCGTCAAAATCGGCACGTCCAGCCTCACCCAGGGCAGCACGGGAACTTTAGCCTTGGCGACCCTGGGCAATCTGGTGGAAACCCTGTCGAGTCTGCGCCAACAGGGTCAGCGGTTGGTGTTGGTGTCTTCCGGTGCGGTGGGGGTGGGTTGTCAACGGCTGGGATTGACCGAGCGGCCTCAGAATTTGGCGACCCGGCAGGCAGTAGCCGCCGTAGGCCAAGGCCGGTTGATGCGGTTGTACGATGACCTATTTTCCGTCCTGGGTCAACCGATTGCCCAGGTGCTCCTGACCCGGGAAGACCTAAGTGAACGGCATCGGTATATGAACATTCTTAATACATTGACGGAACTGTTACACCTGGGAATCATCCCGATTGTCAATGAAAACGATACGGTGGCGGTGGAAGAATTACGCTTTGGGGATAATGATACCCTGTCGGCACTATTGGCGAGTTTGTTAGGGGCAAATTGGTTGATTTTACTCACCGATGTGGATCGGTTGTACGCCAGCGACCCCCGCCATGACCCCCAGGCACAGCCGATCCCTTTGGTCAATCGGGTGGCGGATTTGGAGTCCCTGGGGGTACGGGTGGGCACGGCGGGTTCCGGTTGGGGCACCGGCGGGATGGTGACCAAAATCACGGCGGCACGCATGGCGACGGCGGCGGGGGTACGCACGGTGATCACCGAGGGACAACAGCCCCAGCATCTCCACAAAATTCTGGCGGGGGAACTGATCGGCACTCATTTTTTACCCCACCCCCAACCGGTACGGGCGCGTAAACGTTGGCTAACCCATGGTTTAGTGCCGGTGGGTCGCCTAGTGGTAGATGCGGGGGCGGTGCGTGCCATCCAGACCCAGGGGAAATCCCTGCTGGCGGCGGGTATTGTGGCGGTTGAGGGGGAATTTCCCGCCCAGTCGGCGGTGCAGGTGGTGTCTGGGGCGGGGGAGGAAATTGCCCGGGGCTTGGTCAATTACAATAGCGACGAGCTAAGGCAAATCCAGGGCTGTCGCTCGGAAGCCATTGCCGAACGCTTGGGCTACGGGGGACCCGAAACCGTGATTCATCGGGATAATTTAGGGGTGATGGAAATCACCTGA
- a CDS encoding ArsB/NhaD family transporter, which produces MATWQQFVASGIFLGVIILLMTEWIHLVIAAFMGAMLLVFLNVLTLGEAIGYIGKSYGTLALFFGVMVLVRAFEPTKVFDYLAVQIVLLGKGKGRNLLLGVVGITAPICAVLPNATTVMLLAPLLPPIAQDIGVDFVPLLILMVFIANSAGLLTIVGDPATYIVGDAINLSFTDYLVRLSFGGAVAVTTVVVMLPFLFPTIWRKQLTNLDTLPHPKINHPRVLLVGIVIVIFVLTMFVVGESLPQKISPAAVALMGAALALFLSHHSGIDNVNNILRDVDWGTLIFFMSIFVLIGGLEKTGVISGLSGILSVILGKNILLGAVVLIFFVGLISSVIPNIPLVVAMVPLIKQYVVNVGLAPAEVLQPGFEGQFPDVVLPLFYAMMYGATLGGNGTLVGASSNIVAAGIAEQHGRRITFQTFLRYGIPVMLAQLVVITVYMVIRFFLF; this is translated from the coding sequence ATGGCAACCTGGCAACAGTTCGTAGCTTCCGGCATTTTTTTGGGTGTAATTATCCTGCTGATGACGGAATGGATACATCTGGTTATTGCCGCTTTTATGGGAGCGATGTTGCTGGTTTTTTTGAATGTTTTAACCTTGGGAGAAGCGATTGGTTATATCGGCAAAAGTTATGGCACTTTGGCATTATTTTTTGGGGTGATGGTGCTGGTACGTGCCTTTGAACCCACGAAAGTTTTTGATTATTTGGCGGTGCAAATTGTCCTGCTGGGCAAGGGGAAAGGGCGCAATTTATTGCTGGGGGTGGTGGGAATTACAGCCCCCATTTGTGCCGTATTGCCCAATGCGACGACGGTGATGTTGCTGGCACCGCTATTGCCCCCAATTGCCCAGGATATTGGGGTGGATTTTGTGCCTTTGTTGATTTTGATGGTGTTTATTGCCAATTCCGCTGGTTTATTAACCATTGTCGGTGACCCGGCGACCTATATTGTGGGGGATGCGATCAATCTAAGTTTTACGGATTATCTGGTGCGTTTGAGCTTTGGGGGTGCGGTGGCAGTAACGACGGTGGTGGTGATGTTGCCTTTTTTATTTCCCACCATTTGGCGCAAACAATTGACTAATTTGGATACATTACCCCACCCCAAAATTAACCATCCGCGGGTGCTATTGGTGGGCATTGTAATTGTGATTTTTGTGTTGACGATGTTTGTGGTGGGTGAGTCTTTACCCCAGAAGATTTCTCCGGCGGCGGTGGCTCTGATGGGGGCGGCGTTGGCCTTATTTCTTAGCCATCATAGCGGCATTGATAATGTGAATAATATCCTCCGGGATGTGGATTGGGGCACGTTGATTTTTTTTATGAGTATTTTTGTGTTGATTGGTGGTTTGGAAAAGACCGGGGTAATTTCGGGTTTGTCCGGGATATTGAGTGTTATTCTGGGCAAGAATATCCTGCTGGGTGCGGTGGTTTTGATCTTTTTTGTGGGGTTGATTTCGAGCGTGATTCCGAATATCCCTTTGGTGGTAGCGATGGTGCCGTTGATCAAACAATATGTGGTAAATGTGGGTTTGGCTCCGGCTGAGGTTTTGCAACCGGGGTTTGAAGGCCAATTTCCCGATGTGGTTTTGCCGTTATTTTACGCCATGATGTACGGGGCGACGCTAGGGGGAAATGGGACGTTGGTGGGGGCTTCGTCGAACATTGTGGCGGCGGGGATTGCCGAACAACATGGGCGCAGGATTACCTTTCAGACTTTTTTGCGCTACGGGATTCCAGTGATGTTGGCGCAATTGGTGGTGATCACGGTGTATATGGTCATCCGGTTTTTCTTGTTTTAG
- a CDS encoding type II toxin-antitoxin system VapC family toxin — MKLLLDTHILIWSVLEPDRLSERVVDLLIDRNNDIFLSLVSIWEMQIKIQLGKLNFTVPLSEIIASQQHANDLQLLAITDRHIYALEHLPNHHRDPFDRLLVAQAMTERMPLLSADATLDGYPITRWW, encoded by the coding sequence ATGAAACTATTGCTTGATACTCACATTTTAATCTGGAGTGTACTTGAACCCGATCGATTATCGGAGCGAGTGGTTGACTTATTGATAGATAGAAATAATGACATATTTCTCAGTCTGGTGAGTATCTGGGAAATGCAAATTAAAATTCAGCTTGGCAAGTTGAACTTTACCGTGCCACTCTCTGAAATTATTGCCAGTCAGCAACACGCCAATGATTTGCAACTTTTAGCCATTACTGACAGGCATATCTACGCCTTGGAACATTTACCCAACCACCATCGCGACCCCTTTGACCGCCTGTTGGTTGCCCAAGCCATGACTGAACGAATGCCCTTGCTGAGTGCTGATGCCACGTTAGATGGTTATCCGATTACCCGGTGGTGGTAA
- a CDS encoding NAD(P)H-quinone oxidoreductase subunit M — protein sequence MLIKCTTRHIRIFAATVQEGVLMPSDTELTVDVDPDNEFNWTEATLARVHGKFAELVKAYQGADLTDYTLRRIGSDLEHLIRGMLQKGEIAYNLNSRVLNYSMGRPRLETAQPG from the coding sequence ATGCTCATCAAATGTACCACCCGTCACATTCGGATTTTTGCCGCTACGGTGCAGGAGGGTGTCCTCATGCCCAGCGATACGGAATTGACCGTGGATGTTGACCCGGACAATGAGTTCAACTGGACGGAAGCAACCTTGGCACGGGTGCATGGGAAGTTCGCCGAATTGGTCAAGGCGTACCAGGGAGCCGATTTGACCGATTACACCCTGCGGCGAATTGGTTCTGACCTGGAACACCTGATCCGGGGGATGTTGCAAAAGGGGGAAATTGCCTACAACTTGAATAGCCGGGTGCTGAATTACAGCATGGGGCGACCCCGGTTGGAAACGGCACAGCCAGGTTAA
- a CDS encoding DUF2281 domain-containing protein, whose translation MSDFVEFLHQKYGISANPSPQEQSPRSLGLYQGMGWISEDFDAPLTDEFWLGEA comes from the coding sequence GTGAGCGACTTTGTGGAGTTTTTACATCAAAAATATGGCATATCCGCAAATCCATCTCCTCAGGAGCAGTCACCGCGGTCGCTGGGATTATATCAAGGTATGGGTTGGATCAGTGAAGATTTTGATGCACCGCTGACCGATGAATTTTGGCTGGGAGAGGCATGA